In Tachypleus tridentatus isolate NWPU-2018 chromosome 3, ASM421037v1, whole genome shotgun sequence, the sequence AGCAGAATTTGCTTTTAGTTGTTTGCTGAATTTCACGCCAAGTCATATTATACATtagagggaagttagctagtcaaAACCAACAACTGCAGACACTTTGAGATGCTCTTGTTAGACTGAATAGTAGAGTTTGATTTGATACTTATAACACTCATAGCCacaaaatacataacataatatttttgggGTGGTGGAGGGTGATAGCTATAGGACTTCAGATCCACAGTCCAACAGGCTAAGCCAATGAAGAATATGAAAccgttatgtttgtttttgaatttcgcgcaaagctactctagccctatctgcgctagtcgtccctaatttagcagtgcaagactagagggaaggcaactagtcatcaccacccaccgccaactcttaggctactcttttaccaacgaatagtaggattgaccgacactttataacgcccccacggctgaaagggcgaacatgtttggtgcgacggggattcgaacccgcgacccttagattatgagtcgaacgccttaacccacctagccatagTGAGCCCAAACCGTTATGTAATGTTAGAACATTtcttgaaagaaataaaactgaaaagtaatttaacacaaaatacaGCTCCACGTCCCGTTTTTAATCAACTGCGTTACCGCGaatgaaacgtttgtttgtttatatattgttaaggAAAAGGtatacaatgaactatctacTCTGCTCTAACGGTATCACGTCCCGAATTTTATCGTTGAAAGCCAACAGATTTACTACTAATTCAGTCACTTTGTAAGTAGTAAGAATCacaacttttattatcatttttcacaATTTAAAGAGCGTTTCAAGAATAAAAtatgttctgtaaaataaattaatctttcGACTGATTACAAAAAGTATGTTATTAAATATCTTGATCCtcatttctagaccactgacttgATAGAATAATTACGTTCACGAGGAATCTACAAACTGCAGAAGAAAACGAACCcgataaaatagtagccaaattaaaattagtttactgacaaatatgaaaacaacgtttcgggAAATAGTCCTTTACCGGATTATCCAAAGCGGTGTTTTTTTATTGGTCAGTAGACTTGTGAGTTGGCGAAAGTTCCTCTAATTTGTTTTCTTCTACAAACTGACTTTAAAAgcaaatttttgaaacatttgagATTGTATTACATGCATTTTGTATAAAAATCGACCATTGCACAATATCATCTTATTTGAAGaggaaataatttattacaatttcCCACTTTTAAGAAAACTGAATGTTACTTTCGGAAGTTAAGAGTAATGGAAACTGACACATATAAAGTTTCCTAAGATGTGTTGGGATTCAAACTGATATAATAATTTGAGTAACAACAGTTTAGTTACATCTTATTTTTTCTTAAGCTCTGTATAAAAACACCTAGaagttttcaatattaattaaacattaaattaactgTACTTTAACACattaatctaattttaaacactttCTCTCTACGAATTAGTTTTAAAACTCACTGTTTTTACGAAATATTACTGGAAATACAgacatataattaatttacaaattagaaaaaaaggCATATGTTTCATgcctgtttgttttaaaatatcactgGTGATTGATGTTGGTGTTGAAATACActcaataaaaataatcaattttacCATTCAAGTTGGAATATTggtatattttttactgttttgtagCTTTATTGTCATGTGACACATATGGTTGAATTTCTAACTATACAGTTAAATTTTTGAACTTTTAATTCAAACAGTTACGTTCTGATATTTGTTCAAGCGAAACATAGCTTATTTTAACTCATTtaagtaaatgtaaaatataaaacatattatgttttctttcaaactaacAAAATATAGCATACACATTAAACTTAGTATTAGTTCTACCATAGTATTTGTAAGTATAGCTGATTCTAATAAAATTGTATTTGGAGCTCATTAATTATTAACACAGAAGACATTTATTGacattagtaaattattttaattgtatttttataataggaaaatgaataatacaaaaaaagatatataataatattatttttgatataattattaacTATGACCACCAGATGACGCTAAAAAGATGGAACAGGGAAGACAAACGGATAATTTCTGATGTTTCGCTCGGACTTTGATTAGTCAATCCGAAGATGATGAAACTGCAACAGTTGATTAACTTATCTTGGTctgttttacttttgttagtaACGAACAAATTTACTCATGAAGCTTATCCCTTTGTTTccaaacaatttcttttttcctatgctctaaaaaatgaaaactttcaaagttaaaatgtttatgaaaactTATTCCCAAACTATTATTAGGGTAAGTTGTTGGAATTTGCTAAATCTAAGTTTCCCATTGTGTAAAACTCAAGTTTTGCTAAATGTTATTAGGTTttgcttaaatattttaacaagttttttaaGCATTCTTAAACAGTTgtaaacgaaaacaaaaaatatataggaCATACATTTTTCctagaaattaattaaagaaagcTGACAGCAACATTTctttaattaagtaaaaacattGCTGTTCTACAGAATGTTGAGGATGTTATATTAAAGCGATTTGTAACATGGAATCAGCAAGTCACGCGGTAACCACATAAAGTCGCGGTGGAACTGATTGCATCAGAACATTTTTTTACATGGTTGGCATTCGTACGTGTTGTGATGCCATTGAACAGTGTTGCTTTAAGGAATGATTTGTAACAGctttttcaaacacaaaatattcgTAAACACACAtgataaagatgtgttcagatcagactcttaacattttcaaaactggCATACCTCTTATATTTAAtggttctgaaaaataaaggaacaTGAATTAACTTAAGGCATCGGGACCATTCAAAAATAGACATGGAACTGTCATTTTCAAGGTGTGGTAAGGAAAGTGTGGCGTCTTGTATTAATAAGCAAGTGAAAATATACGAAAACTAAGAAATACTAGTCAAATCGCCAAATATCTGTACGGACTGTTAAAACTGGCAATGGGAAATTGCCATCTTCTTAGAGTAAAAAGGTTAAGGAAAGCAAATCATGAGGAATGATGTGCTTTGCATACGATAGAGCCTTTTGCAATATAAACTACACTGTAGGACCATTGTATAGATGCATGGCCATTATAACTAGGTAGTGAAACTCCAAAATCGTTTCAATGTAACGTACTCAACCTCTTTAGTTCCGTTGATATTAGAATAGCAAAAGAAAATTGCATGTAATATAATCATGTTTTGTTTGATATGGAAACATAAAAGCTGTTCAGAagatgatattttatattttagagtCACTGAACAACATACAGCGTAAACTGCACGGTTTAATATTACTGTAAACACCATCACACTTAAATATTTCTGAGCTATTAACCGTacgtttaaattttgtttaaactgTCATATAATACATAAATGATAATTAAGTACTTGGATAGAAAGGGGTAAAGAGCCTTTTCGGCAGGTTCACAgcttacattaattttataaaaacaatctctaaataaaacattctcttCTTGGAGGCCAGTCACCAAgtgttgtaacattaaatttaaattcaaactaACTTCTACACTAATAAACAAGATGTGATAAGTATTATCACAATCTAATAGATGTGTTACATGTTTTTCTTAAGTATATCCTCGAAAGCGGAGATACTAGTTCTTTCTGATAACACATATGGTTTCCTACATAGAAATCTTAAGTTCACTGTTGCTCAATACTGAATAATAAACTATAATCATACGTTTATAATTTGACAGCATTTTAAATATACACTACAACTTGTTAAAACATGAACTCTAAGCTACTTGTGCTTTCTTATTATTTTAGACGGATTGGTGTATAGAAATGAGAACTCTGTAAGCTACCtgtgatttcttattattttagaTGGACTAGTGTATTGAAGTTTTACGTCACTGCCTTCTTCTTCTAAAAACATTTCTCGTCTACTTCGTATCCTCTTGGTTCGTCGTCTCCACATACAAACACCAAATAAAACTGCAATCACAACTATTACCGTAGCTGATACAACGGCCCAGACGATAACACTTTTGTTGACAGATGTTGAATCTTCTTTGCCTGCTGTCTGAAACTCACCTTCATCATAATCCAGTTGTTGTTCTGGCTTAGAAGGCGATACAGTTGTTAACATTAGTGTAATTATGTTGTGCTCGGAAGAGAAAGTTGTTTCTTCTAAATCTTCATTTTCATCACGTTCTTCATTTACGAGACGTGAAGTATTTATGCTACTGCTGGTTGAGGGGAATTCTGTGATATGTAAGTCACCAGTACCCTCTTTCTCTGTGTTGGAATACTCTTCACTAAGTGTTGACGGTACAAGTGTGTGTGGTTGGAGGGGAGGTCTCCAGGGTGTACCTGGTCGTGTTGAAAAATGATTCCGTCTTCCTCCAGAAGCTTCGAATGGTTCTCGAGAAAAAGGTTTTCTTCCATTTGATTGTCCTTCTACAGGATAAGGAGGCCAGGCTTCTCTGTGTTTGTTAGGATAGCCCTCTAATGGTTGTAATCCACTTCTTAAAGAATGTTTCTCCATTGTTTCGGATACAAGAGGAAATGTCTTTTCAGGGAATTTGTTGTTTGATTGTCCACCAAAATTCGCGTCACGGTTTATCGGATGAGTGTAATTGTAGTTTAATGTAGGCTGTAATGGGAAAGATGTAAGTTTGCGATTAGTTTCAGACATTGTGGAAAGACGTACTTTTTTCATCTTAGACGAATCGTACTTTTTCggattgtttttttctgtaaaagatATGGAGGTTttggatttgtttattttaccaGATTCTTCAGCATAGTGAGTAGAAATCGTTGATGTAAGAGTTTCACTATTTGTACCAAAAGAAACTGTTCTGCTAGTCGTCGCCGATGTGCCTTCCTTTAAATCAAGAAAGGGATTTAAACCAGTTCGAGGGTTAGTAAAGTCACTTATATGAGCCTTCTTCCCTGTTTTCACATTGGTTGGTGGTGTTACTTCCGTTGTATTTAAGAACTTTCTTTCTTGACTATACTCACTGTTATCTTTTGAGGACTTTTCAGCACGATGTTTTTCTAAGTAGGAACAGTGTGGTTGTAAACAGTTTTCGTGAGACGTAACAGGCACTAGTAACACGAGTAGCAAACAAATCAATGAAGACATAATGATTGGTGAAGTTTGTTTAGTTCACCCGTTGATAATAACTTATCTGAAAAacggaaaacaaacaaattaaaactatgaTATTGGGTCGATTCTTCTTTTATagagtaactttttttttttaatataatatctctTTGTCCTCTTTTACGTCAACGATAGAAAGTATTTCATTTAAAAGAACAATTACAATATAAAAGTTGACTTGACATATTAAATAGATTATGAGCTGAATACCCAAATCTACCTATCGTTTTGCCTATATATATCACAATATTTTAGCAAACGAAGACAATTGGTTTATGAGTGAAATGACAAAGTATATCTAAATTTCACATAAGATGTAGTGGCTATAACGTCTTACAAAACTACGCCTTTTCGAATTCTTTTTGGATAAGTTAAAAGAGCATATTTATGTTGCTAGTACGTATATGTGTAGTAAATGATTATAAAGTTAGAATACTTCGCATTACCTACAGGTTAAGCACACAGAAGGAACAAATTCCAGCACGTGGTCTGAGCTGATAAAGTCAACACTAGAAGACTGGTAAAACCACTCCTATTCACAGACTATATACCCCACAGACCTGCTGGTGTGAGCTGTCGCAACCACGGTCTACAACTACTAATATCTAGTTAATTATTATTCGTTTTCCGTCCCAAGTTAATCTTGTACCCAGGGAAAGGAGGGCGTGGCCGCTGCGTGCGCCGTAGCCGTAACTCTCATCCGTGTTGTTCagctagtttttaatttttttttcttatgactTCTGTGCTCCCTTACAAAGCACTGCGATTGATACAACTAAATGTTTGTCTGCCTAATTGCCTTTCTGATGCTCAAAATgtcattaaaagtttttaaaactgcTATAGTTGTCAGTAAATGTCCTTAGATCAAAGCTTAAAAACTGTTTCGTATGTTCCTGCaaggaaataatgttttttttcccgACCAAAATGACTGAAAGTTTAAACCACATATTACATCACTAATTGACAAGGATCTGTTCATCAACGGTTGTATTCACCATAAGCtggttacaaataaataaacactttacagTGAATACTTTGTATTGTAGGTTATgggaatttattattttgttagttgTCTCAGCTCTGTTTTTCACCGTTGATTCAAGTATACATCACATCTTAGTATTACGATTCAAATaatcattttgtaaatgttttatgagAATGGTTTAtgagtatttttattgttaatttgtgtgttgttaccattctatattaacattattttacatagGCATACAAAATGGTTTAGCCTCGAGCGAGATCTATAAAAGACGTTGAAAAATATGGGGCATGCGAAGGAaatacccccagtggcacagcagcatgtctgcgtacttacagcgctagaaaccgggttacgATACTCGTGAGaagcagagtatagatagcccattatgtaactttgcgcttaacaacaaacaaacaagcgaaagAAATATGTAGCATATGccataaaatgaataaaactgatatattaaTCTAAGGCTGAAAGCAGTGGAACAGTTAGATGATATGCTATATCAAATCGAGGAGGCAACTGGTGTAATGAAGGCGAGTTGTAATCTAATctaatctaatcaaaaacaccttaagtGTGAAAAAAGGTGCGGTCAAAAGAGGATTCAGCGTACGAATTAAGGGAATGAAATCAGGCTTGACAAAcaggtagctacacttatagcaatGATAAGAAGTTTACAGTAAATCGCCAATCATTCGTTAGCCAGGCCGAAGTAATCCTAGCTACATAAGATAGAAAATCGCTATATGATTATTCCTGTCCTTAtcaggttgttgtttttgtggTCTTAAGCACACTATCATGTGTCTTCATAGATTATACCACAGCGTAATTATAGTAACTACACGAATGTTGCATACATTTATAACTACAAATAAGTAACATAATTGTATCAGATACATAAGTTTTCCTTTGGGGAAAGTAGGGGGGAGAATGGAAACCTCACAAGTGTAGcagaaaatatttataacgtaaaataaaacaattttttcaagTTGCGATAGGttagttgtaatattaaaaaccggtatatgaatttgaaaagaactttttttttcttttcttcatgcAATTCGTAAGATGCtgactttaagaaaaataagatcAAATACAAgtattcaaaataatgttttgattacAAACGTTTTCTTACAGCTGGTTTtgattttttcaatattatatttattacttgatacattttgtataaaaatatttgtttcgggatgaatttaaactaaatattcataATATAGACCATAATTTAAATGCTGCTGCcagattttaataataaaaattgcgAAAAGATGTAATTGATTAAATATTGTCATCAAGTGGATCGTGAAGGTTAACAAAGTAAGCTGACTGAATCTTCAATAACTTCGAAAATCGATGTACACCTAAAAGAATTCTAATTAACTCATTTTCCAGCTTCTTTGCTGTGTAGGTCAATGGTATTGATTTCACTCACATCTCACcttacattgaaaatgttttgataatgCTCGaatcaaacaaatgaaaatatttctgtatGTGAAAAGGTGCATGCATTACAGAAAACCTTGAGTAGCCTTAATTATCACACGTATTTACTTaacaaaatttgttatattttgcaACTAATTTAAAGTTATGTAATGGAACagattctaaacgtcacaataaattaaaatccCAATAGTTTTGTCTCTTTCACTCCCCAATACTCGTTAGGACAGAACAATGTAACCGAATGTGGCATTCAATACATCGATGAAACAATGAGGCCAGATAGAATGAGAATACCAGAACATCTGTACAACACGAGATTATGTGCAACGTCAATTTAGCAGTTGCATTATATATGCCAGAAAATAAGGCACTATATATGCCAAAACAATACGTAAACTCATATAAAGGAAAATGAATATTAATCCTCtatgaaaactaaaatacttaTGCAGCAGAAGTTCGTTACCCTTGCAGAAGGCCGTATGTGATATATGAACTTACCAAGAACGGGCAATAACCCATTCCAGTCCTAACAACTTTTTCTAAGATTTTTTTATCGAATAAAAGCGAGTTTCTTTTCAGGATTACAGCTGAAGACGTCAGCAAATTAGCAGCCGAAACGTAGTGTTTGAGCTAGTTACGTCATGCATTACTAAGTAACTTTTCACACGTGAGtacttatatttctataaaacaatttacTTGGACTATCaccatatttgtttgttgttgttgttgttgttttttttttaatacacaagCCCTCGGCTCAATTACCTAAGCCTTTTACAGGTGCGAGATGTTTAGTAAACAACAGGATCTAACGTAACAATATGAAATATAAGTTGCCTCGAAACCAATCAAGGTAATCATTTCTGCcttcactttttcttttttgataTTCCTCTTTTGTGCATTGTTGTTCGTTAGTTTTACTTGCCTTATCAATTTTTGGccattttcaacaatattttgcattaaATGCCTTATATGTCtactgttttattttcagaatcacgcagtgttaagtttgtttgttttaaatttcgcgcaaagctacacgagggctatctgcgcagttagtcattaccacccacagccagctcttgggctactcttttactaacgaacagtgggattcaacgtcacattataacacccccacatcTGACAAAGCGAGTATGTTGGGTGggtcagggattcgaacccgcgactttcagattacgagttgggtACCTCAACTACCTGGGCATGTCGGGTCTCgcattgttaataaaatatgtaatttgtttttaacttgtttgATGTAACTACCTACTTTTCCAAACAACACATATGAAAATAGTACATTTCGAATCAATATTTTACGACAGTATACAACACAcaagaaaatgtttactttcttttattgttcttttCGTAATATCTCATATATGTCCAGACATTTCTGTCCAACactactgttaaaaaacaaacaaacttggtttAATTGGTTTCTTTATTGAATATGATTTACGTTGAATttggttatatatttatatgtgatgGTCTGatatatataacatgttttaCATGTAGTTTATTCTGTTTATCTGGTCTGTATACTTGGCGATGTTTAAAAACAACTTGGCTaacttaattaatcaaaataattttttgttatatgttttcaTCATTCTTAAGCTAAATTGTTCGGTTTACATATTGTTACAACTGTGTGTACATTTGGTTCGATCTTTGTGATTCTATTTACATAATACTTTGGTTATACGTCCTCTTGTGGAAAGCATTTCCTGCACCACAGTTGCTTTATTTATTTGGAATTGTTGCAATGTGCAGCTTTATTAGTTAATgaagatttattgtttgttaattttgaatttcgagcaaatctacaagagggctatgtgcgctaaaCGTCCCCAATTTAGgggtgtaagtctagagggaaggaagatagtcatcaccgcccaccaccaactcttgggctactcttttaccaacgaattgtgggattgaccgtcacattataacgcctccatggctaatagagcgagcatgtttggtgtgacggggattggagcccgtgatcctcggattacaagtcgagtgccttaaccacctggctatgccggacctatGAAAATTTACCTATATCTTAGTTATCTAGTAATGTTTACATATAGTGTCGTTTTATTTAGGAAATTTAACCTTGACTAAAGTGAATATAGTCTAGTTTGCAAAAAGCATGAATACACGTCCCTCCttataaacatgattttattatGTGACTTAGTATACATATAATGCTATAGTGAATTGACTCAAAAAAACTTTGGCTATAAGATCTACTATATAATATAGCCCATGAGTAGTTTGGTTATAATGACAGATCTGCATTTAGTTTCATAGTAGGATATCTTAAACACATGATTTACATTATACCACAAAAACTGAGCTAACGAAGTACAACTAAACTGACTcggaaataataaaatacagactaaacaaaaattaagctagagagaaattaaataaataaaattaaaataataaaacaaaaacgcaGTGAAACATACGTATATGTACAATGTATCTCCAAAGACAATTGAGGTCTTACATTTTTGCCGCTTGTCAGTGTTGATGCTGTGAAAGGCTGCCCTAGTTTTTTCAATGCTCCTCTTTAAAAGCACTAACTCCACACTGAAATCACTGAATCTCTCGGTGATTTTCCTTTATGATGTAATATTCTTTTGTATTTATTCATCCCATCTGATGATCTCCATTTCATGTAAAAGACGTCCATATCTCTGTCCTTTTTTCTGCCTGATCTTGGACTGGAAATAGAGGTTTCCAGCATCCAAAAGTGCAAGGATTAAAAACAGTGAAACAACCTTTAGCGTTGTCAATGCCAAGGCATCATATTGGAAAGCTGAAGGCAAATCTAATGTCATCTTTTACTCATTCGTTTTAGGAAACGAGACGGTGTTTGTTGATTCTTCCATAGGACAAAAAAACTACTTTGCCAGCCACTCATATTCTTGATGCTTTGAAGAAACGCCATAATGGAAGTATGTATGATATTTTCATGACTGGAGTTTGTGCTTATCTTTGGTGATTTCTATCATTGTTATTGGCATGGGTTTAAACACCAGCAGTACATCTTCAATCTGTATAGCTTTTATCTACTTAGTACTAACACAAGTACACAAGCACTAACACACACATACCTACTTTATTATCACATTAATCAGTGCATATTTGCAGCACATGTAGTCACCATTCAACAGGTTGCTTGATATCCATAgtatacaaaattaatatcaaCACTGCTTTCACATGTGGTTTAGCACATTGTGACAAATATGATATTGtatatctgttttaatatcgatgtttaagTTAAATTGATATTTAGAAAATTGTGTAACGTATACTGTTAACCCTGTATTGTGAAAACTCCTGCATATTCACTAAACTTGTAGATAATTCTCGAGTGttagaatcaataatatatttgaGTACGTAAACACTGGTGTAACACATACTAGATGAATTCCAAATTAACTTGCTCATCGTGAACCATCGATGAGACATCAAGAAACTTCCAGACCAGAAAGAACAATCGATATTATTcgtaaatttgtaaaatgtttgtacatatatcattatttgtattaaaaacgaaactgtgtgtatcagtcttgctGACAAGTATCATATATTGGATAAATGTCGACATTTACTTCACTTCTaaatacaaattaacattt encodes:
- the LOC143247431 gene encoding uncharacterized protein LOC143247431, producing MSSLICLLLVLLVPVTSHENCLQPHCSYLEKHRAEKSSKDNSEYSQERKFLNTTEVTPPTNVKTGKKAHISDFTNPRTGLNPFLDLKEGTSATTSRTVSFGTNSETLTSTISTHYAEESGKINKSKTSISFTEKNNPKKYDSSKMKKVRLSTMSETNRKLTSFPLQPTLNYNYTHPINRDANFGGQSNNKFPEKTFPLVSETMEKHSLRSGLQPLEGYPNKHREAWPPYPVEGQSNGRKPFSREPFEASGGRRNHFSTRPGTPWRPPLQPHTLVPSTLSEEYSNTEKEGTGDLHITEFPSTSSSINTSRLVNEERDENEDLEETTFSSEHNIITLMLTTVSPSKPEQQLDYDEGEFQTAGKEDSTSVNKSVIVWAVVSATVIVVIAVLFGVCMWRRRTKRIRSRREMFLEEEGSDVKLQYTSPSKIIRNHR